One genomic segment of Procambarus clarkii isolate CNS0578487 chromosome 34, FALCON_Pclarkii_2.0, whole genome shotgun sequence includes these proteins:
- the LOC123762025 gene encoding zinc finger and BTB domain-containing protein 14 isoform X3, with translation MAGEGLLSLRWNNHRTSFLQVLSSMRDKKTYSDITIACAGKFYSVHKFVLSTCSDYFVDIIEKTPCKHPIIVLKDIRHQDLEALLNYMYLGEVNVLQNELAGLIKAAECLRIKGLAVPDESPPPHPGENTHKPVKSWEEGSPHAKRRRHEDESTNSNSSPPRKKSNSRLEIEGIVETAVSEDHSEKSENNTRENVIASVQQAQEQPNNTSENPGESSLPVSCNDHQETHDVENPIIKVEEEDVKYEDEEDMHLPDTCNALEVQMVESDGSSQGTIRNNETRLKYESSLPDGTGGAPLLPSITQQYSTHPQSFEEIVSQALPGPSGIQGDAGQSWDGNRREGDMTSFHLQGFSQQDRLNPHHRSLQQVGHVRSGWGQQGSHSHPPHQPVVPPGDGHSRHSYQRPVLSGDGCVTYMDGSQQQAKDVNVSFDKRCCQICGYKGQDVSQLRKHLRIHTGEKPYQCPKCDYCSAQSSNLRVHMKRHHPELCQQETTRDSRQIFTDAVTLE, from the exons ATGGCCGGCGAAGGGCTGCTCTCCCTCCGTTGGAATAATCATCGCACTTCATTTTTGCAAGTTTTATCTTCAATGAGAGACAAG AAAACCTACAGTGACATCACAATTGCTTGTGCTGGCAAATTCTACAGTGTGCATAAATTTGTCCTTTCAACATGCAGTGATTACTTTGTTGATATAATAGAGAAGACACCATGTAAGCACCCAATCATTGTGCTTAAAGACATTCGTCACCAAGACTTAGAAGCATTGTTAAATTATATGTACTTAGGTGAAGTAAATGTACTACAGAATGAGCTGGCAGGGCTGATTAAAGCTGCAGAATGTTTAAGAATTAAAGGTTTAGCTGTTCCCGATGAGTCTCCACCTCCTCATCCTGGAGAGAACACACACAAACCTGTCAAGAGCTGGGAGGAAGGAAGTCCACACGCAAAGAGAAGAAGACACGAAGATGAGTCCACAAACAGTAATTCAAGTCCACCCAGAAAAAAGAGCAACTCTCGACTTGAGATCGAAGGGATTGTTGAAACTGCTGTATCTGAAGACCATTCTGAGAAGAGTGAAAATAATACGAGGGAAAATGTAATAGCAAGTGTCCAGCAAGCTCAAGAACAACCAAATAATACAAGTGAAAATCCTGGGGAAAGTTCTCTACCCGTTTCTTGCAATGATCATCAGGAAACT caTGATGTGGAAAACCCTATAATAAAGGTAGAGGAAGAGGATGTTAAATATGAAGATGAGGAGGATATGCATCTACCCGACACATGCAATGCTTTAGAAGTCCAAATGGTCGAGTCCGATGGTTCATCACAAGGTACAATAAGAAACAACGAAACGAGGCTGAAGTACGAGTCCTCTTTACCCGATGGTACCGGGGGCGCTCCTCTTCTTCCATCTATTACTCAGCAATATTCTACTCACCCACAGTCATTTGAAGAGATTGTCTCACAGGCATTACCAGGGCCTTCAGGAATACAAGGG GATGCGGGTCAGAGTTGGGATGGTAACCGAAGAGAAGGAGACATGACTTCTTTTCATCTCCAAGGCTTTTCACAGCAAGATCGCCTCAACCCCCATCATCGTAGTCTCCAGCAAGTG gggCATGTGAGATCAGGGTGGGGGCAGCAAGGCAGTCACAGTCATCCACCACACCAGCCCGTCGTGCCCCCTGGAGATGGCCATAGTCGTCACTCGTACCAGAGACCTGTTCTCTCAGGAGATGGATGTGTGACATACATGGATGGATCCCAACAGCAAGCTAAGGATGTCAATGTATCGTTTGATAAGAGATGCTGTCAAATATGTGGATATAAAGGCCAAGATGTTTCACAGCTGCGTAAACACCTGCGTATTCATACTGGAGAGAAGCCGTATCAGTGCCCAAAATGTGACTATTGCTCAGCTCAAAGTAGTAACCTGCGTGTACACATGAAGAGACACCACCCTGAGTTATGTCAACAAGAAACCACTCGAGACTCGCGTCAAATATTTACTGATGCAGTAACACTTGAATGA
- the LOC123762025 gene encoding zinc finger and BTB domain-containing protein 14 isoform X1 produces the protein MVCIHYRNHSGTHTSTVMAGEGLLSLRWNNHRTSFLQVLSSMRDKKTYSDITIACAGKFYSVHKFVLSTCSDYFVDIIEKTPCKHPIIVLKDIRHQDLEALLNYMYLGEVNVLQNELAGLIKAAECLRIKGLAVPDESPPPHPGENTHKPVKSWEEGSPHAKRRRHEDESTNSNSSPPRKKSNSRLEIEGIVETAVSEDHSEKSENNTRENVIASVQQAQEQPNNTSENPGESSLPVSCNDHQETHDVENPIIKVEEEDVKYEDEEDMHLPDTCNALEVQMVESDGSSQGTIRNNETRLKYESSLPDGTGGAPLLPSITQQYSTHPQSFEEIVSQALPGPSGIQGDAGQSWDGNRREGDMTSFHLQGFSQQDRLNPHHRSLQQVGHVRSGWGQQGSHSHPPHQPVVPPGDGHSRHSYQRPVLSGDGCVTYMDGSQQQAKDVNVSFDKRCCQICGYKGQDVSQLRKHLRIHTGEKPYQCPKCDYCSAQSSNLRVHMKRHHPELCQQETTRDSRQIFTDAVTLE, from the exons ATGGTTTGCATTCATTATAGGAACCATTCTGGTACACACACATCCACAGTCATGGCCGGCGAAGGGCTGCTCTCCCTCCGTTGGAATAATCATCGCACTTCATTTTTGCAAGTTTTATCTTCAATGAGAGACAAG AAAACCTACAGTGACATCACAATTGCTTGTGCTGGCAAATTCTACAGTGTGCATAAATTTGTCCTTTCAACATGCAGTGATTACTTTGTTGATATAATAGAGAAGACACCATGTAAGCACCCAATCATTGTGCTTAAAGACATTCGTCACCAAGACTTAGAAGCATTGTTAAATTATATGTACTTAGGTGAAGTAAATGTACTACAGAATGAGCTGGCAGGGCTGATTAAAGCTGCAGAATGTTTAAGAATTAAAGGTTTAGCTGTTCCCGATGAGTCTCCACCTCCTCATCCTGGAGAGAACACACACAAACCTGTCAAGAGCTGGGAGGAAGGAAGTCCACACGCAAAGAGAAGAAGACACGAAGATGAGTCCACAAACAGTAATTCAAGTCCACCCAGAAAAAAGAGCAACTCTCGACTTGAGATCGAAGGGATTGTTGAAACTGCTGTATCTGAAGACCATTCTGAGAAGAGTGAAAATAATACGAGGGAAAATGTAATAGCAAGTGTCCAGCAAGCTCAAGAACAACCAAATAATACAAGTGAAAATCCTGGGGAAAGTTCTCTACCCGTTTCTTGCAATGATCATCAGGAAACT caTGATGTGGAAAACCCTATAATAAAGGTAGAGGAAGAGGATGTTAAATATGAAGATGAGGAGGATATGCATCTACCCGACACATGCAATGCTTTAGAAGTCCAAATGGTCGAGTCCGATGGTTCATCACAAGGTACAATAAGAAACAACGAAACGAGGCTGAAGTACGAGTCCTCTTTACCCGATGGTACCGGGGGCGCTCCTCTTCTTCCATCTATTACTCAGCAATATTCTACTCACCCACAGTCATTTGAAGAGATTGTCTCACAGGCATTACCAGGGCCTTCAGGAATACAAGGG GATGCGGGTCAGAGTTGGGATGGTAACCGAAGAGAAGGAGACATGACTTCTTTTCATCTCCAAGGCTTTTCACAGCAAGATCGCCTCAACCCCCATCATCGTAGTCTCCAGCAAGTG gggCATGTGAGATCAGGGTGGGGGCAGCAAGGCAGTCACAGTCATCCACCACACCAGCCCGTCGTGCCCCCTGGAGATGGCCATAGTCGTCACTCGTACCAGAGACCTGTTCTCTCAGGAGATGGATGTGTGACATACATGGATGGATCCCAACAGCAAGCTAAGGATGTCAATGTATCGTTTGATAAGAGATGCTGTCAAATATGTGGATATAAAGGCCAAGATGTTTCACAGCTGCGTAAACACCTGCGTATTCATACTGGAGAGAAGCCGTATCAGTGCCCAAAATGTGACTATTGCTCAGCTCAAAGTAGTAACCTGCGTGTACACATGAAGAGACACCACCCTGAGTTATGTCAACAAGAAACCACTCGAGACTCGCGTCAAATATTTACTGATGCAGTAACACTTGAATGA